The Arachis hypogaea cultivar Tifrunner chromosome 16, arahy.Tifrunner.gnm2.J5K5, whole genome shotgun sequence genome contains a region encoding:
- the LOC112754717 gene encoding uncharacterized protein → MLQIAEAESLEEGTRHLAIEFVITLAEARERAPGMMRKLPQFISRMFAILMKMLLDIEDDPAWHSAETGDEDAGETSNYSVGQECLDRLSISLGGNTIVPVASEQLHAYLAAPEWQKRHAALIALAQIAEGCSKVMIKNLDQVVAMVLNSFNDQHPRVRWAAINAIGQLSIDLGPDLQIQYHQGVLPAAQH, encoded by the exons ATGCTTCAGATTGCCGAGGCAGAGTCGCTGGAGGAAGGGACGCGGCATTTGGCGATCGAGTTTGTGATTACTCTGGCCGAGGCGAGGGAGAGGGCACCTGGAATGATGAGGAAGCTGCCTCAGTTTATCAGCAGGATGTTCGCCATTCTGATGAAGATGCTGTTGGATATTGAGGATGATCCTGCTTGGCACAGTGCTGAGACAGGGGATGAAGATGCCGGCGAAACAAGTAACTACAGTGTTGGACAAGAGTGTTTGGATAGACTTTCGATATCACTGGGTGGGAATACTATTGTCCCGGTTGCGTCTGAACAGTTGCATGCTTATTTGGCTGCTCCTGAGTGGCAAAAACGCCATGCTGCATTGATTGCACTTGCTCAAATTGCTGAGGGTTGCTCAAAG GTCATGATAAAGAATTTGGATCAAGTTGTGGCTATGGTATTAAACTCCTTCAATGATCAACACCCTCGTGTAAGGTGGGCAGCTATCAATGCAATCGGTCAACTGTCTATTGATTTGGGTCCAGATTTGCAAATTCAATACCATCAAGGAGTGTTGCCAGCAGCCCAGCACTAG